In Stieleria varia, one genomic interval encodes:
- a CDS encoding glycosyltransferase family 4 protein → MFVITSMPVGGAETLLVNMMRRMDPAVIRPEVVCLKEPGPLGEQIAGEFPVTASLLSGKWDLRVLPRLIHLMRRRRSDVVITVGAGDKMFWGRLAAYLAGVPVIASALHSTGWPDGVGRLNRLLTGMTDAFIGVADSHGEFLREFERFPDHKVHVIRNGVDCDRFVPDQSARESVREELGLAAETSLAGIVAALRSEKNHSMLIDVAARLKSSHPDLHWLIIGDGPEKESIEASAKRLGVADRVHLLGTRHDTPRLVASLDVFTLCSLNEASPVSILEALACGVPVVSTDVGSIKESILEGKTGYLVASEDVDGYCDAVAKVMVSPETRREMGRAGRELVIRTGSLQSMVSGYQDLATKLYDRWVRPATEASAGLVRTATEIASSPRLRKSSASK, encoded by the coding sequence ATGTTTGTGATCACCAGCATGCCCGTCGGTGGCGCGGAGACATTGCTGGTGAACATGATGCGTCGCATGGATCCGGCGGTGATTCGTCCCGAGGTGGTCTGTCTCAAAGAACCAGGTCCACTTGGTGAGCAGATTGCCGGCGAATTTCCGGTGACGGCCAGTTTGTTGAGCGGAAAATGGGACCTTCGCGTTTTACCGCGACTGATTCACTTGATGCGTCGACGCCGATCCGATGTGGTGATCACGGTTGGGGCGGGAGACAAAATGTTTTGGGGGCGTTTGGCGGCTTATTTGGCCGGCGTGCCTGTGATCGCGTCGGCGCTGCACAGCACCGGATGGCCTGACGGCGTGGGACGGCTGAATCGTTTGTTGACGGGAATGACCGATGCGTTCATCGGGGTAGCCGATTCTCACGGCGAGTTTCTCCGGGAATTCGAACGATTTCCTGATCATAAGGTCCACGTGATTCGCAACGGAGTGGATTGCGATCGGTTCGTACCCGACCAATCGGCACGAGAAAGTGTTCGTGAGGAACTGGGTTTGGCCGCCGAGACGTCATTGGCCGGGATCGTCGCCGCGTTGCGTTCGGAAAAGAATCACTCGATGTTGATCGACGTGGCCGCTCGATTGAAATCATCCCACCCGGATCTGCATTGGTTGATCATCGGCGACGGTCCTGAAAAAGAATCGATCGAAGCGTCTGCGAAGCGGTTGGGGGTCGCGGATCGAGTCCACCTATTGGGAACGCGTCACGATACGCCGCGCTTGGTTGCTTCGCTGGATGTGTTCACCTTGTGCTCGCTCAACGAAGCATCACCGGTCTCGATCCTGGAAGCACTCGCGTGTGGCGTCCCGGTCGTGTCCACGGACGTGGGCTCGATCAAAGAGTCGATCCTGGAAGGCAAAACGGGGTACTTGGTGGCATCGGAGGACGTGGACGGGTATTGCGACGCGGTGGCAAAGGTGATGGTTTCACCGGAAACGCGGCGGGAGATGGGGCGGGCAGGACGCGAATTGGTCATCCGCACAGGTTCATTGCAGTCGATGGTCAGCGGATACCAGGACTTGGCGACCAAGCTCTACGACAGATGGGTACGTCCAGCGACAGAAGCGTCAGCGGGGTTGGTACGGACTGCCACAGAAATCGCTTCCTCACCGCGACTTCGCAAGTCGTCGGCGAGCAAGTAG
- a CDS encoding lysophospholipid acyltransferase family protein produces the protein MTLTSHVIVLLAKLFSGFTVRWVDCQPDTCQRIYFANHTSHLDAVVLWSALPRELRMVTRPVAAKDYWSQGWLKPHMAKSFNALLIDRKEIKVHRSPIDIMLSEMGDVYSLIVFPEGGRSSGDEMGEFKSGLYYIGKKRPDLELVPVYIDNVNRILPRGEFLPVPLLSCITIGQPIFLEAGEPKQEFLARAREAVQRLKEK, from the coding sequence ATGACCCTCACTAGTCATGTGATCGTTCTGCTCGCCAAACTCTTCAGCGGCTTCACCGTGCGCTGGGTGGATTGCCAGCCGGACACCTGCCAACGAATCTATTTCGCGAACCACACCAGCCATTTGGACGCTGTCGTGCTGTGGTCCGCTTTGCCGCGCGAATTGAGAATGGTGACGCGGCCCGTTGCGGCCAAGGACTATTGGTCACAGGGCTGGCTCAAGCCGCACATGGCAAAGAGCTTCAACGCACTGTTGATCGACCGCAAAGAGATCAAGGTCCACCGCAGCCCCATCGACATCATGCTCAGCGAGATGGGAGACGTTTACTCGTTGATCGTGTTCCCCGAAGGCGGCCGGAGCAGTGGTGACGAGATGGGGGAGTTCAAAAGCGGTCTGTACTACATCGGCAAGAAACGTCCCGACTTGGAGCTGGTCCCGGTGTACATCGACAATGTCAACCGCATTTTGCCGCGTGGCGAGTTCCTGCCGGTGCCGCTGCTGAGTTGCATCACGATCGGGCAACCGATTTTCTTGGAGGCCGGTGAGCCCAAACAGGAGTTCTTGGCTCGGGCACGAGAGGCCGTTCAGCGTTTGAAAGAAAAGTAG
- a CDS encoding DUF4129 domain-containing protein: MAPPKTVADYAAIAVAPILIFVMISSLAQFFVLLIYQGGFGGRVSWILLMYTMGSVAVARVSIEQSREYSIGYLGALGAAALLVLSQYVGSPLLAIPILVMIAYLSDRITYDCTLIDDDVDASGEGLMDSGRILIRQNAEALRKTNDQTSPEADNAVEPTAAPPRKTHQPGRTVFYLALAALPLFGLGQFFLGGNDLLWSQSLKFLALYLFSSLSLLVTTSFLGLRRYLRQRQVDMPHNVSVAWLAGGLGLIAIVLLVAYIAPLPGQLLASLEPPAWLTTPDEKQASSQGWGDEAAEKSDEQSAQTDQDRKPQGKQTQGKSDRERQPGEASEGDPNAKNRDSQSAPPSDESSDKGKSGASEQESSSPDSSGQPSEQKPSSPSKSPDGDKQQKGKPADSPSQQSESTEQSQQKDASESSQQSEQSQKSKPSENSDQQRPSDSGDEQQSQQPQQEGKQETQSKPPQDDESAKEPESKEPESSQSQQSQPPESEASKPKSDSPSMTSQLKQMLSGLLTGLGSLLKLILMLVLLVIVAVFVFRNWAAFVAWWASLFGGQAATPVEESEAETAASAEAFRRPFSSFRNPIGVESDPRRVIVITFQAYEAWMRDRGALRQKDETPDEFVRRAASASPQLSEPTGRLAAAYNRVVYGRGNAGQNDLAVAQQIWQIMSR; this comes from the coding sequence GTGGCCCCGCCCAAGACTGTCGCCGATTACGCAGCCATCGCGGTGGCTCCGATTCTTATTTTTGTGATGATCAGCAGTCTGGCACAGTTCTTTGTGTTGCTGATCTACCAAGGCGGGTTCGGCGGTCGCGTCTCCTGGATCCTGTTGATGTACACGATGGGGTCCGTCGCGGTGGCGAGGGTGTCCATCGAACAAAGCCGTGAGTACTCGATTGGTTACCTGGGTGCCTTGGGCGCAGCGGCATTGCTGGTGCTGAGTCAATACGTCGGTTCTCCGCTGTTGGCGATTCCGATCCTGGTGATGATCGCCTACCTGTCCGATCGAATCACCTACGACTGCACCCTGATCGATGATGATGTCGACGCGAGCGGCGAAGGGTTGATGGACTCGGGCAGGATTCTGATCCGTCAAAATGCAGAGGCGCTGAGAAAGACAAACGACCAGACAAGTCCAGAGGCAGACAACGCCGTTGAGCCAACTGCCGCGCCGCCCCGAAAGACGCATCAGCCCGGACGCACGGTGTTTTACCTGGCGCTGGCGGCTTTGCCACTGTTCGGACTGGGGCAGTTTTTCTTGGGTGGCAATGATTTGCTGTGGTCGCAGTCGCTGAAATTCCTCGCGCTCTATCTCTTTTCCAGCCTCTCCCTGTTGGTGACGACGAGCTTTCTGGGGCTACGCCGCTATCTGCGTCAGCGTCAAGTCGACATGCCGCACAACGTTTCCGTGGCCTGGCTAGCCGGCGGATTAGGTTTGATCGCAATCGTCCTGCTGGTGGCCTACATCGCGCCCCTGCCAGGCCAGTTGCTCGCCTCGCTGGAACCGCCTGCATGGTTGACCACGCCAGACGAAAAACAGGCCAGCTCGCAGGGCTGGGGCGACGAAGCTGCTGAGAAGTCGGACGAACAGTCCGCCCAAACCGACCAAGACCGAAAGCCGCAGGGCAAACAAACCCAGGGAAAGTCAGACCGGGAGCGACAGCCCGGTGAAGCATCCGAGGGCGACCCCAACGCCAAAAACCGTGACTCGCAATCGGCACCGCCATCAGACGAATCCTCCGACAAAGGCAAGAGCGGCGCGTCGGAGCAAGAGTCCAGCAGCCCCGATTCCTCCGGCCAACCGTCCGAACAAAAACCCTCCTCGCCGTCCAAGTCGCCCGATGGTGACAAACAACAGAAGGGAAAACCCGCGGATTCGCCTTCTCAACAAAGTGAATCGACGGAGCAGTCCCAGCAAAAAGATGCGTCCGAATCGTCTCAGCAGTCGGAGCAGTCCCAAAAATCCAAACCGTCCGAGAACTCCGATCAACAGCGGCCAAGCGACTCTGGCGACGAACAACAGTCACAGCAGCCTCAACAAGAAGGCAAGCAAGAAACCCAATCGAAACCACCCCAGGACGATGAGTCCGCAAAGGAACCCGAGTCAAAGGAACCCGAGTCATCACAATCACAGCAGTCACAGCCACCTGAGTCCGAGGCAAGCAAGCCGAAATCGGATTCGCCTTCGATGACCAGTCAGCTCAAACAAATGTTGTCTGGACTACTCACCGGGCTGGGCAGTCTGTTGAAGCTGATTCTGATGTTGGTGTTGCTGGTGATCGTCGCGGTTTTCGTCTTCCGCAACTGGGCGGCGTTTGTCGCGTGGTGGGCGAGTTTGTTTGGCGGCCAAGCAGCCACGCCGGTCGAGGAATCGGAAGCCGAAACGGCGGCAAGCGCCGAAGCCTTTCGTCGCCCGTTCTCGTCCTTCCGAAACCCGATCGGAGTCGAATCGGATCCGCGTCGCGTGATCGTGATCACTTTTCAAGCCTACGAAGCGTGGATGCGTGACCGCGGTGCGCTGCGTCAAAAAGATGAAACGCCCGACGAGTTTGTCCGCCGCGCCGCATCGGCGTCACCTCAACTGAGCGAACCCACGGGGCGTTTGGCCGCAGCCTACAACCGTGTTGTTTACGGACGCGGCAACGCCGGGCAAAACGATCTGGCGGTGGCTCAACAGATTTGGCAGATCATGTCACGCTGA